Proteins from a single region of Oreochromis niloticus isolate F11D_XX linkage group LG7, O_niloticus_UMD_NMBU, whole genome shotgun sequence:
- the tmem230a gene encoding transmembrane protein 230a: protein MTTRSNMLTAGISNNKVKYSRLAADDDGYIDLQFKKPPPKIPYKAIALAIFLFLIGSLLIIFGALLLAEIIPVEHPDRTIPVIIIGILVFLPGFYHLRIAYYAAKGYRGYSYDDIPDFGD, encoded by the exons ATGACAACTAGAAGCAACATGCTCACTGCTGGAATATCTAACAATAAGGTCAAATACTCACGGCTGGCTGCTGATGATGATGGTTACATAGACTTACAG TTCAAGAAACCCCCTCCAAAGATCCCATACAAGGCGATTGCACTGGCAATATTCCTGTTTCTGATTGGCTCCTTACTAATTATCTTTGGGGCCCTTCTTTTGGCAGAAATCATACCGGTTGAG CATCCCGACCGCACTATTCCCGTCATCATCATAGGGATACTCGTTTTTCTTCCGGGATTTTACCATTTGAGAATCGCCTACTATGCTGCAAAGGGTTACCGGGGTTACTCCTATGATGACATCCCAGACTTTGGCGACTGA